In Terriglobus sp. TAA 43, a single window of DNA contains:
- a CDS encoding TatD family hydrolase — MHIVDSHAHLDFPTYADDLDAVLARSLEADVRTILSVGIGDGPETMHRARDLAVKYKDNPAVPCIVASAGIHPQEAQHANDAALNKLRTLAADENVVAIGEIGLDYYHIENPDIDVQQQAFLAQMEIALAANKPILIHCRTSELATPQAKERFGPADAQDDLLRLIAENFSNKGGVGVMHCFSGTADEARRALDLGFYLSFAGNVTYARFPSIREAAELVPADRYLVETDAPFLAPIPYRGERNEPGRTRVTAEFVAELRKIPLEQLAQETTGNFRRLFRVE, encoded by the coding sequence ATGCACATCGTCGATTCGCACGCACATCTCGACTTCCCCACTTACGCCGACGATCTCGACGCTGTACTAGCGCGTTCGCTGGAAGCGGACGTGCGCACAATCCTTTCCGTGGGTATCGGTGATGGCCCGGAGACGATGCATCGCGCACGCGATCTTGCCGTGAAGTACAAGGACAATCCCGCTGTGCCATGCATCGTCGCATCGGCAGGCATTCATCCGCAGGAAGCACAACACGCAAACGATGCCGCACTAAACAAACTGCGCACTCTCGCAGCGGATGAAAACGTTGTTGCCATTGGTGAAATCGGGCTGGACTACTACCACATCGAAAACCCCGATATCGACGTGCAGCAGCAGGCATTCCTTGCGCAGATGGAGATTGCCCTCGCGGCAAACAAACCCATCCTCATCCACTGCCGCACCAGCGAACTCGCCACGCCGCAGGCAAAGGAGCGCTTTGGTCCTGCTGACGCGCAGGATGACCTGCTGCGCCTAATTGCCGAAAACTTCTCGAACAAGGGCGGCGTTGGCGTGATGCACTGCTTCTCCGGAACAGCCGACGAAGCACGCCGCGCACTCGATCTTGGGTTCTACCTATCCTTCGCGGGCAATGTCACGTACGCGCGGTTCCCGTCCATCCGCGAAGCTGCAGAACTCGTGCCTGCTGATCGATACCTGGTAGAAACTGACGCCCCCTTCCTGGCTCCGATCCCCTATCGCGGCGAACGCAACGAGCCCGGACGCACACGCGTGACAGCGGAGTTTGTCGCCGA
- the metG gene encoding methionine--tRNA ligase, with amino-acid sequence MPNKFYLTTPIYYVNARPHIGHAYTTIAADTLARRKRLDGADTYFLTGTDEHGQKIGRSAASAGVPPQQFTDEVSATFRTLWHRMGISYDQYIRTTDEKHKIGVQKLFRVLYEKGAIYLDRYTGAYCVSDEAFVDVPVGDHCPECGRVTEEVTEENFFFRLSAYQKPLIDLIESNQLTITPEARKNEVLSFLRGPVNSGAETLLSDTGIPYVPGAVKDLSVSRTSFDWGIPVPSPAADTTTQKHVIYVWLDALANYMTAVGYGDESEEGAEMFARYWPADLHFVGKEIVRFHCVYWPAFLLAAELPLPKKIVAHGWLLFEESKMSKSRGNIVRSETILDAFGSLKPELEKNEQDLFGADVLRYFLLREISFGQDGSFSFDALVARYNSDLANGYGNLVSRTLSMLVQNFDGVIPDAALTTELTSDITTAIEAVGRGLETQDFTVAVQATSALIAATDGYLTANAPWKLAKNPEHRERLATVLRTAAKSIRIMTALLHPVLPYVTARVWDQLGLGSIERAAETGELRDLTQGGFAANTKLGTLAPIFPRAEKELITRMNDAEQKPATTDANAPQNLAEGEQKLTPVSDATTAPSAEAAAAPAKPDTPEITIDDFAKVDLRVAQVLVAERVPKADKLLRLEVDLGYEKRQILAGIAQFYEPEKLIGRKVVIVANLAPRKLRGFESQGMVVAASIGDGTPALASFIEDIEIGARLR; translated from the coding sequence ATGCCCAATAAGTTCTATCTCACGACTCCGATTTATTACGTCAACGCCCGGCCACATATCGGCCATGCGTATACAACCATTGCCGCAGACACGCTGGCGCGCCGTAAGCGCCTCGATGGCGCCGACACCTACTTCTTGACCGGGACCGACGAACATGGTCAGAAGATTGGCCGCAGCGCCGCGTCCGCAGGCGTTCCGCCGCAGCAGTTCACGGATGAGGTCTCCGCCACCTTCCGCACGCTGTGGCACCGCATGGGCATCAGCTACGACCAGTACATTCGCACCACCGACGAGAAGCACAAGATCGGCGTGCAGAAGCTGTTCCGTGTTCTGTATGAGAAGGGTGCGATCTATCTCGATCGCTACACCGGTGCATACTGCGTTTCCGATGAGGCCTTCGTCGATGTGCCCGTTGGCGATCATTGCCCCGAATGCGGTCGCGTAACCGAAGAAGTAACGGAAGAGAACTTCTTCTTCCGTCTGTCGGCCTACCAGAAGCCACTGATTGACCTCATCGAATCGAACCAGCTCACCATCACGCCGGAAGCGCGCAAGAACGAAGTTCTGAGCTTCCTGCGCGGCCCTGTGAACTCTGGTGCAGAAACACTGCTGAGCGATACCGGCATCCCCTACGTTCCCGGCGCGGTGAAGGACCTTTCTGTCTCGCGTACCAGCTTTGATTGGGGCATTCCTGTTCCCTCGCCCGCTGCGGATACCACTACGCAGAAGCATGTCATCTATGTGTGGCTGGATGCGCTGGCCAACTACATGACCGCAGTGGGATACGGCGACGAAAGCGAAGAGGGCGCAGAGATGTTTGCGCGCTACTGGCCGGCCGATCTGCACTTTGTTGGCAAGGAAATCGTACGTTTCCACTGCGTCTACTGGCCCGCGTTCTTGCTGGCCGCAGAACTACCGCTACCGAAGAAGATCGTTGCGCACGGCTGGCTTCTGTTCGAAGAGAGCAAGATGAGCAAGAGCCGCGGCAACATTGTGCGCTCGGAAACCATCCTTGACGCATTCGGTTCCTTGAAGCCCGAACTCGAGAAGAACGAACAGGACCTTTTCGGCGCGGATGTTCTGCGTTACTTCCTGCTGCGTGAGATTTCGTTCGGCCAGGATGGTTCGTTCTCGTTCGACGCTCTCGTTGCGCGCTACAACAGCGATCTTGCGAACGGCTACGGCAACCTCGTCAGCCGCACGTTGAGCATGCTCGTCCAGAACTTCGATGGCGTGATTCCGGATGCCGCTCTTACAACGGAACTCACATCGGACATCACCACTGCGATTGAAGCTGTGGGACGTGGGCTGGAGACGCAGGACTTCACGGTCGCTGTGCAAGCCACCTCTGCGTTGATTGCAGCGACAGACGGTTACCTGACAGCGAATGCGCCGTGGAAGCTGGCAAAGAATCCCGAGCACCGCGAACGCCTTGCCACAGTCCTGCGCACAGCTGCGAAGAGCATCCGTATCATGACTGCCCTGCTGCATCCTGTACTGCCGTATGTCACGGCACGCGTGTGGGATCAGCTTGGACTCGGCTCCATTGAACGCGCCGCCGAAACTGGCGAACTGCGCGACCTGACACAAGGCGGATTCGCCGCAAACACAAAGCTTGGAACACTCGCGCCCATCTTCCCGCGCGCGGAAAAGGAACTGATTACTCGCATGAACGACGCAGAACAGAAGCCCGCAACCACCGATGCCAACGCGCCGCAGAACCTTGCCGAAGGCGAACAGAAGCTGACACCCGTAAGCGATGCGACCACCGCGCCATCAGCAGAAGCCGCAGCCGCTCCCGCCAAGCCGGATACACCAGAGATCACCATCGACGACTTCGCAAAGGTCGACCTCCGCGTGGCGCAGGTGCTAGTTGCCGAGCGTGTCCCCAAGGCTGACAAGCTTCTCCGTCTTGAAGTAGACCTGGGCTATGAGAAGCGCCAGATCCTTGCAGGCATCGCGCAGTTCTACGAACCGGAAAAGCTGATCGGCCGTAAGGTTGTCATCGTTGCGAACCTTGCACCGCGCAAGCTGCGTGGCTTCGAGTCGCAGGGCATGGTCGTTGCCGCTTCCATCGGCGACGGCACCCCCGCACTCGCCAGCTTCATCGAAGACATCGAAATCGGAGCGCGCTTGCGGTAG
- the rfaD gene encoding ADP-glyceromanno-heptose 6-epimerase produces the protein MYLAATTRGPGAATIILMGKMTVVTGAAGFIGRNTVAELNRRGKTDLLLVDDLGTGEKWQNLNGLRYEDLIPVNEFLDRIHGVGAEELPEIDGIVHLGACSATTEKDADYLLTNNYGYTRTLAQWSQEHGARFVYASSAATYGDGSLGYDDDDSVTPKLEPLNMYGYSKHMFDLWALKNGFFANGHPIAGVKYFNVYGPYEDHKDDMRSVVHKSFGQIHDGDGKVKLFKSHRPEYKDGEQMRDFVYVKDAVDVTLWLLENPQIGGVFNCGAGISRTWNDLVTAVYAASGKKPNIEYVDMPETLREKYQYYTEAKPDKLRAAGYTKPFTTLEDGIHDYVKGYLEPRAEKLKG, from the coding sequence GTGTACTTAGCAGCCACTACGCGTGGTCCGGGCGCGGCTACAATCATCCTCATGGGAAAGATGACCGTAGTTACCGGCGCAGCCGGATTCATCGGACGCAACACAGTGGCAGAGTTGAACCGCCGGGGCAAAACCGATCTATTGCTGGTGGATGACCTGGGAACGGGTGAAAAGTGGCAGAACCTGAACGGCCTGCGGTATGAAGACCTGATCCCGGTCAATGAGTTTCTGGATCGCATCCACGGCGTGGGTGCGGAGGAACTGCCGGAGATTGACGGCATCGTGCATCTGGGCGCGTGTTCCGCCACCACCGAGAAGGATGCGGACTACCTCCTGACCAACAACTACGGCTACACACGCACCCTGGCCCAGTGGTCGCAGGAGCATGGCGCGCGTTTCGTCTATGCCTCCTCTGCTGCCACCTACGGCGATGGTTCGCTTGGGTATGACGACGATGACAGCGTAACGCCGAAGCTGGAGCCGTTGAACATGTACGGCTATTCCAAGCACATGTTTGATCTGTGGGCTTTGAAGAATGGCTTCTTTGCCAATGGTCATCCCATTGCAGGTGTGAAGTACTTCAACGTGTACGGCCCGTACGAAGACCACAAGGACGACATGCGTTCCGTGGTGCACAAGAGCTTTGGCCAGATTCACGACGGTGACGGCAAGGTGAAGCTGTTCAAGAGCCATCGTCCGGAGTACAAGGACGGCGAGCAGATGCGCGACTTCGTGTATGTGAAGGACGCTGTCGATGTCACGCTGTGGCTGCTGGAGAACCCGCAGATTGGCGGTGTGTTCAACTGCGGCGCCGGCATTTCGCGTACGTGGAATGACCTGGTTACGGCGGTCTATGCGGCAAGCGGCAAAAAGCCGAACATCGAATACGTCGACATGCCGGAGACTCTGCGCGAGAAGTATCAGTACTACACCGAAGCCAAGCCGGACAAACTGCGCGCAGCGGGATACACCAAACCATTTACAACGCTGGAAGATGGCATTCACGACTACGTGAAGGGCTATCTGGAGCCGCGTGCGGAGAAGTTAAAGGGATGA